Part of the Epinephelus fuscoguttatus linkage group LG24, E.fuscoguttatus.final_Chr_v1 genome, aacaAGCCATGTAATTCTATTAAAAAGCTGGCTACTGTAGTTTTGAGCAAAAACAACTATACCAGGaggaaattaaacatttctggGGGGACTATTTTAGGTGGCGGATTAACACACAAAATACTAAATCAGAAATCTTAAGAAAAGTGTCCgatatttatcatattttggttTTAAGACAGGCTCtgtaatttcctaaaacagtGGGACACTGCAAAAACAACTAAAACAAGAGGACACTGTGAATTTTTtgggggactattttcagcagcggattAACACACAAAATACTGAATCATAAACCTTAAAACAAGTGTGAGATATTCATcatattttggttttaaaacaggCCATGTAATTCTATTAAAAAGCTGGctactgtagtttttagcaaaaaCAACTATACCAGGAGggaattaaacattttttggggggactattttcagtggcggATTGACACACAAAATACTAAATCATAAACCTTCAAAAAAGTGTccaatatttaacatattttattcTAATTAGTGTAATTTCCCTGGCTACTGtagtttttcacaaaaacagcTAAAACAGGACACTgcgcatttgttggggactattttcagcggtGGAATAACACGCAAACTACTAAAGAATAAATGTTCAGACAGTGACACAGATAAtagtttcatttttatagaacGGGCTCTGATAAATCCTTCAACAGCTGGctactgtagtttttagcagAAACACCTATAACAGAAAGAAATTAAGCATTTTTggggggactattttcagcggcgGATTCACACACAAGATATTAAAACATAAACCTTCAAAAAAGTGTgagatatttatatatatttcctTAAACAACTGGATAAGAGAAGTAAACTACACATTTTGGGGATTTTCAGTGGCGGATTTACACATTTGGTTCTTGATGACACCATGCAGTATTAACTGCAGTGTAAAACTTGTTAAAGCGATCAGGTGTTGCTCTTTTAATGCTGGAAATAAGAAATACATATTAAATATTTGTGGTTATACATGGTGGTGGTGCGACTGGCTATAAAGCGTAGCAGAAACACAGGTGGAGAGATGTGGAATATATGTTTGGCTTCACCTAAACGAGACGTAATGAGCAGCAGGGCCGGGGTCAGCTCACTTTGATGCGTGAATTGAAAGTGAATGTAATTAACATAATAATGAGAAGACTTCATCCACAGCGGTTTCTGTATATGAGAAAAGAAAGATTCCCACTTCTCCTCGTGACTCGGGCCGCGGCGCTGCCAAGCAAACCTCACTGTTTGTTCTCTGTGAATAAACATGAAGCGCTGAGGGTTTGGTACTCTGTAATTTGGCTACTTTTATTCGAGCAGGGTCATTTTCAAGAGAAATTACAAATTAAGAATTCAATAATACTTTTACAAAGACATTTCAGGAAAGATTCTTCTTCAGTCATGATATCATACATAGTATTTAACAGTccctcttcattttttttagcttaaaaaaagaaacaaagatgaAGAAAGTGGAATTTTTTCAGTCGAAAATACAGTGTTTTCACAATTGTATAAAAGTTCCCAAATTTGGAATTTTCCAGTAActggaaaataaaggaaataaaataaaataagattaaacTTCGCATTTCACAATGtttcaaaacacaataaatgCTCTCTTTACGTAAAATTTGCCCCTATGATCGACACCATGTTCCTTTTTACtaaaatatatctatatattgAAGAACTATAGTACTGTACACAAcagtatgaaataaataaaattaggaAATATAAAATGGGCcacataaataatgttttttttttttttttaaaacctacaAATAAAACGAATGcaatttgttgttttcagaaaaaaaaatgtttggtgtAATACTGacaaagttaaaaagaaaaaaataaagaaactgagaaaacaTTGCACAACATAATGTAAACTAAGGAACTGCTGCCTATAAGTCTTAATACTGACACGGATGCTTCAAAGAACAACGGTGAACCATTTCATAATACTGAAGCTGGTGAACAAAAGTAACCTTCCTTTTACACAATACGAGGGTGGCACttgcagaaaacacacaggtTAAAAGGTTTGCATATAAGGCTTCTTTTTTCTTATCAAAAAACACCTTACAAAGGCTTCGtccttcatttttttcccccataccATCTGTCCATAAACTGTATTTTCCCTTAAAACGAAGGTCTCTTTGAAACGTCATCCTTCATACagtcttttttgtttaaattccTTCATTTGATTCAAGAAGAGGCCTAAAATAGTGTGGCTGGAGATGTTTGTGGCCGGGCAACATGGCAAAACTAAAGACAACAccgtaggtaggtaggtaggtaggtaggtgaTAACAAAGGTAATATCGAAGGACTGTAGTGCAGACACTACTGCTCTTTTTCCAACactgtataaatatatacataggcaatactttttattatttttgttcatGATTATAGAAGCGGAGTGCAATTTGTACAAGTCACTAGTTGTGCTATAAATACTATGGAACACAGGGGGTTTATTTGAGGAGGTTAGCACCACACATATTTTTAGGCCTTAGTACTGTACATTTTTtgaaatgtattcatttattcattgttCGGTTTGCATAATGCAGCTTATTTCACAAACCCATGCCTCCCTTCCCTCGACGCCTCCTCCAGATTGATTTTTGAGTCCATGTCTTGTTCGGCAGACATCTtcacccccccctccccctcccctccacccGAGGAGTCTGTCAAAGAAAGCTTCCCGGAAGCTTCAGGCACGTGCACGTACGGCTTAAAACACGGTGTTTTAAACCGAGCAGGTAAGAATACTGAACCGAAAGAGAGAAACTTAAAACTCTTAAGATGGGAAGCTTTTGAAACGCCGCCGCCGTTGTCATCGCCGATTACATGCCATCCTCCATCGTGTCCTCGTGATCCGATTTGGTTTCCGTTTTGCCGTCCAGCGAGCTATCGTCCATCGAGTGCTCTCCGTTCTCCTCCTCGTCCCTCAACGTGTCCGGGTCCGTGTCCATGCtcttgctctcctcctcctcctcctcaaactCGTCGTCCCTCCGTCCGATCTTCGCGTACGTTCCGTccacttccttccttccctctctgATCCCTCCGTTCACGGCGTCGTGCCTCAGGATGGCCTCGCGCTCCGCCAGCTCCGGGTAACCCTGAGGAGTCATGCCCTGCAAGTACGCCCGGCTCATGAGCAGCTCCGTGGGCTCCAGGTGGCCCTTCTCGCGGGCCTCCCGCTCGGCCGCCTCCCGCTCCTCGGCCTCCCTCTTGCAGTAGGAGTAGCGGTGGTTCATGTGCTGCGAGTAGGAGCCCGAGTGGGAGAACCTCTTCCCGCACTTGTCGCACTGGTAAGGCTTCTCCCCCGAGTGCAGTCTGGAGTGCTCGATGAgatggtgtttgtgtttgaaggCTTTCTTGCAGATCTGGCACTGGTGCGGCCTCTTGCCTgcggagacacaaaacacagagcGGGGACGTGAGTGGCCTGCCTCGCTCTGTCCTGCTGCTACAACAAATCACACAAGTCAGAGGAAAGCAAAAAACGTTGAGGAAAAACTCTGATGAATTGGATGGCATGGAGTAAAATGACATCACGGAGCATTAAATCCAACTTTGACTTACGACTTAGGGCTATTTGTTTATTCAAATTGCGAGCGCGATGAGAAAGTGCGCTCGCATTCATGGGCCTACATTATGGAAATTCCCTCCCGTGGTTAAAGCATGGAGAAACTCAACCACAACTACTTATTTTAGGCCTGCGTGCCACGCTGATGAATGCAACATAAATAAACTactgcaaagcaaacaaacagaaggCGCGACAAAGGAGTAAACAAATCCGAGATGTGCTGCTGgtggggggaggagaggggggaggcTCCGAGGGGTTGCCCTGCTTATCTCCAAACACAATTCAAGTTCATGGTGACGCCTGGCCCTCCATTAGGTTTTGGGCTGGGGCTCCTCTGTCTACCAAATGTGACGGGACGCTTCGGATGCCAAGGCAGAAATGAGAAACCCAAGCTGGCCACAAGGGCAGGGTGAGATAGTTTTATGACACGGGGCCATAAACTGTCTGGCTAAATAAATGTCCTCCGGCTTGTAATGTGGCCacacggctgctgctgctgctgcactccaAAACTTAAACGAGCTTCTTCACTCAGGGTTGCTTTCAAAGTTACCTGCGTTTGTGCctaaaaaaaactcccactcCTAACTTTCCAAACATCTGACTCTGGCTCCTTCTTCCCCACTCACTGCTGCTCAGCACGTGTGGAAATATGGCTGCCTGCCTCGCACAAATCACATGACTCCCCTCTGACACCGGAGCCCACCAGCCAACAGGCTTTCAAACTGCACTTCTGTCCAACATCTGGCCGGTTCAACTGCACTTCAGAGCCTCGTAATattgttaaaaacaacacacagcgACGCGAACATGAAAGCGTCGCGCTCGGAGATGCAGGGGCGTTGTGCAGATAACgcaccccctttttttttttttttttttaaaagagttCATCGCACTGTTCTGACGGTGCACCCTCCCTCCCTTTTATGTCCGACCAGATAACATGAAGGCTGCATAAAGCACCGAGCGCTCTGCTACAGATAGCGgataaaataaatgatgcaACCTAGTGAAAGAGGATCTCTGTATAATAACTATAATGAAAGACTTGTTATCAGCGCTCTGAAGCTTCTGAGCACTACTCCGCTGATGTGATCTATCGCCAATAATGGGGCCGATAAAGGCATTAGGGGCCTTTTGCCGGCTTTATATATCTAGGTGAATTGATGTGTGTCTTTTAAGATAGCAAAATGGTTAATACAGCAGGATATGATTGGAAAATAAAGAGTACAATGACTTGAAAAGATAGCTCCCTGTGCTTGCCTACCTGCATTAATTACACATTACACGTTTAAGGAACAATCTCACATGGATATTTTAGAGAAGAACACACAAAGCTTCAAACACGTCACAAAGTCAAACTTTCTCGTCTGAGATCTACTCAATCGTTGGCATCCTGTCAATGAAGAAGCAAGTTAGGTGTCGGTTTACATATACAACTTAAGGGTcaaacagagagggaaagaaggagaaaaagggggggtaacataaaatatatatattcatactGAGAGGATTcggaaacacaaacatttaaaacataaaaaaaagcaatgGGGTTTAAAATAAGGGTCTAGAACagtatatacctgtgtgttcaTATTTGTGTCTTAGAAGGGAACTGCTCTTCTGGAATGTTTTGTCGCACAAGTCACACGCGTACATACCACTTTCGGTCTTCTTAATCTTCTTCCGCGACAGACAGGAGTCGGGGTCTGTCATGTCGTCCAGCCCTGACATGTAATCTGGTGTACCGTCGAGCAGGTCCCCCTTGACAatcagagagaaaataaaaaagagaaaacaagaaattaTAATGAATTGGGTGCATGACAAAGGGCTGCAGtgcatttattaaatgtttaattcaCTTACTTTAGCTTTAGTGTTAGCTTGAGCTAGCTTGATGTTCAAtcatatgttacatttttagtACATTTCTTAGTTTATTAACTATAAAATTGACTTCTATATACAGTAAGGTCATTTATAGACAATTCCAAAAGAAGAAAAGCTGGAATCAGCTACAAAATTAGTTATGTTACCTTAAGTTTTAGCTTGAGCTAGCCTGAGTGTTAGCAtatgttaaatttgtttatAATTTTAGTACATTTCTCACTTAATTTACTCCAGGAAGCTAAATAATCtctaaaaataacttcaaaataCAGTAAGGTCATTAATAGACAatttcagaagaagaaaagctgGGGTTAGCGACAAAATGTAGTCACGTTAGCTTTAGTTTTAGCTTAATCTAGTATGTGTGTAGTCATATGTTAATTTTCTTTACAATTTTAGCACATTTATTAGTTTACTAACTCTAGAAAGCTCAATAATATCTAAAAATGACAATTAGAtacagtaatgttttttttgtaaataagtTCAACGGGAAGAAAAGCTGTGGTTAGCAACAAAATCTACTTACTTTAGctttagcttagcctagcatgTGTGTAATCATATGTTaaatttctttacaattttTATACATTTCTTAGTTAATTAACTCCAGGAAGCTCAATAAtctgtaaaaatgacaattataTACAGTAACGTTCTTTTGTAAATAAGTTCAACAGGAAGAAAAGCTGCGGTTAGCAACAAAATGTAGTTACTTTAGCTTTATCTTGAGCTAGCttaagtgtgtatgtgttaaatttctttacaattttTGTACATTTCTTGGTTTATTAACTCCAGGAAGCTACATAACCTCTAAAAATGACTTATATATACAGTAAGGTCGTTTGTAAACAAGTTCAACAAAAAGAATAGCTGCAATTTGTGACAAAATTTAGTTATGTTAGTTTAACTTTTTGGCTTGAGCTAGCTTGAGTGTAAGTGTATGTTAAATTTCCTTacaattttaacacatttattaGTTTATTAACTCTAGAAAGCTCAATAATCTCTAAAAATGACCATTATAAACAGTAAGGTTCTTTTGTAAATAAGTTCAACAGGAAGAAAAGCTGCGGTTAGCGACAAAATGTAGTTACTTTAGCTTGAGCTAGCTTCAGTGTAAGCACATGTTAAATTTCTTTCCAATTTTTGTACATTTCTCAGTTAATTAAGTCAAGGAAGCTACATAATCTCTAAAAATGACTTCCATATACAGTAAGGTTGTAAATAActtcaacaaaaagaaaagctaCAATTTAGTTACGTTAGCTTAACTTTTTTGGCTTGAGCTAGCTTGAGTGTAAGTATAGGTTAAATTTCTTTACAATTTCGGTCATTTTCTTAGTTTATTAACTCTAGAAAGCCCAATATTCTTTAAGTGTTCTGTAAACATTAAGTTTAACAAGAAGAAAAGCTGCAATTAGCGACAAAATTTAGTTATTTTCGATTTAGCTTTAGCTTAAACTAGCTTGCGTAGAAGCATATCTTAAATTCTTTTGCAATTTAAGTTCAAATCTTAGTTATTAACTCTAGAAAGCTATATCAACTCTCAGTATAACTTCTACATACAATAATGTGGTTTGTAAACAAGTATAACAAGAAGAAAAGCTGTAGTTTGCACAAAATTTAGCTACTTTAGCTTTGGCTCAAGCTTTAGCTAGCTTTGATGTAGAAGTGTATAGCACGTTTCTTATTTGATTAACTCCAGAAAGCTTTGTAATTTCTCAACATGACTTCTATACACAATAATGTCAACTGTAGACAAGttcaacaagaaaaaaagttgcTATTAGCGACAACATTTACTCACTTAAGCAACACTCTAGCATGATGTAGAAGCTACGTTAAATTACTTCACATTTTTAGTACATTTTTTTAGTATATGAACTCTAGAAAACTATCTAATCTCTTAATATGACATTATAGGGATgttcaacaaaaagaaaagctgcTTAGCAACAAAATTTACCCACTTTATCTTTGGTGTTAGCTTAATCTAGCTTGCAGTAGAAAGTACATTACGTTTTTCAGTCATTTCTTGCATGATTAAGTATAGAAAGCTTTATCTTTTGACATAACTTCTATACACAGTAAGATAATTTGTAGACAAGGTCAGCAGAAAGATATCTGTGGTCATTTGCTTGATGCTAATCATTAGcaacacaaaaccacacaaaaAAGCAGTTTAAAAGTGGCGGGAATCACTGGATGCCCTGATTttatcaaattattattatgagtTCAAAATTTTCAATCtcatttcagttatttttattgcagcaaaatatatGTAGTGGACAGAAAAAGGAATTTATTTCATGATTGTAGTAGGTGACCAAAAGCTTAATATTGATAGTttatacaattaaaaaatatatacttatactgttacagaaaaatgtcacGATTCGAttctgtatcagtttaatactttaaattatttaaaaaacgACAAAGTATTTTATGAATGTACGTCATTATATGCAATTATATGACGCATAAGTGTGCAAATGTTGTGTTAATCTCAATAAAAGCCACTTAATGTTTAAAGAAATCACCTCCTGTGTTCTTGGATAAAGCAGTAAACTGAAGCGTTCCTCCCAAACAATCACACTATGCTTCATGTTctcatgcatttttaattacCAGCACATACCAGCGTTGATTTCTTATAAAACTTTCAGCTCCGCCGTAATATCGCCCATCTATAACTGACATGCTCCCCATTATGAAACTCCGCCGTAATGGTGTATTCAGTGTGGTCTCATTTTGTACAGGAGTGTTAATTCTGCAGATTCCCTTTAAAAATTCTCTTTTATGATGAAGATTAGTCTCAAACATGAACAATATTACAACATTAGAGGCGGCAGAGTGAGCCATTCTTGAAATTGCAAACTCATATAATGATTAAAATCTGAAGGTGCACCTTAATGGCCAATATTGAGCCAGCAAAGCTTCCTTcaatgagcatgtgtgtgtgtgtgtgtgtgtgtgtgataatgtgAGGACAGCTCTGCACTGTGTTTTAAGAAGGGACCACTATCACTCTGCAATCAATTTGAACTAAACGCCCGTAgctgtatttttaaaatctaatttaataACTTAGAATAGGAAACATTATTAatactttttttcatcaaaatgGTTCCCTCTATGTTAAACAGCCTTCAGCATTCAGTGGTAATGAACATGGAGACTGTGCATTATTAATCCACATGTAGGAGCTCATTTTGGCTGTGGCTCTCTTTAAAATGCAGCAAAGTTGCGATGGGAAATTTCGGAGAAGTGCACAGCTCCGGGGCTCACctttgtcatttttacaaaGGCCTTTCACCCATATTTAATAACAAAATATCTGAGTTCAGGCCAGCGCTGGAGGAGGACTGGAGTCAGGAGCATTAATGTATtccacacacagcagagggGAGAATTTACAGTGGAGAGTGGTAACAATTACGGCTTTATTGAGATGAGATTTTAGGGCCAATATCGTTCCTGTTATTTATTTGAACCTGATGCTGTTTGATGTTTTGCGCCAGTGTGTTCTTTTATGCGTAAATCGGAGCTTTTTGAATTAAAACGTGCAGATATTCAGGGTTGAGATTGAAATCTAGGCTAGACAGCTGCAAAAAATACATACTGGATTCCAACTAATGATTACTAATCAGCAGAAAGCATTGTGAAATAATTGTTTGTCAGAAAGTACCTCGATTTATAAATCAGAAAGTCGAATATTTGTCTTCTTTGCCAGATAAGGTCTAAAATGACTGATCAATCACCAAAAAGGTTCATTAACTAGAAACTCGAAACTCTAAAATGCCCCGTCTTCTCCATGACACCACTAACTACACTTCACTTCTGCCCACCCCGGGGGTCGTGCCACAGATGTTTATCTCCATCTCCTCTGCCAGCTCACTCCACCTCAGGTGAGCGTTTAACTCTCCTGACTCTGAAGTCGGTTTTAATTAGTACAGAAATGAGTTCAGATCATTTTAGGGAGTCTGAGTGAGCCTGGGGCTTTTGCAAAAACCACAGGTGGCTTATTTACCTGGAAACCTGGTTTCCGCTGGTACTTTCTCCTCTGCTGCATCTCGGCAAAGGTAGCTGCCCCTGCTGCGTAAGTGTAGGCCATGTGTGGTAGGAAGCCCATTTGATCCATGCCCGGGTAGGGCCTAAGACCCGGTATGCTGGCCTGCATCGGGGGCATGAATGTGGCAGGTGGGAAAGCGCTCTGAGGTGGAAGTGACGTGTACAGGGGTTTGGCAGCGAACGGGTTAATGCCGAAGATGGGGCTAGTGCTTTTTTCAAGGTTTCCGTTGTTGGTAGAGCCTGAGAATTCCTTCTTGAGATAGGCCAAGTTCAAAGGCTCTTCGAAGTGCTCTCGAGGAGAGGGGATGCTGTTATGGTCAATGGTAATGCTGTTGACTTTCGGTCTGCTTTTGACAGTCAGTGCATGCTTGGGTTCCTTCATTAGTCTCGGCAGAGAGAGGTCCAGCGGCTCAGCCTGCAGGTCTTCTGAAGTCAAGCTGTTTGGAGTGTAGGAGCTGCTGTGAGAGTTTTTGGAAGATGTGGAGGACAGATTTAGCGGGGAGGGGGTGTTGCTGCGGGAGTGGTCCAACTTTTCACCTGTGGGTTTGGCGCTGTTGCCGTACTGGTGGTTTTTCAAATGTCTGAGCGGGTTGTCACAGTTGTTTACGTTGTTATGGAGCTCTGCTATGGAGGGGGACGTGATGGGGTCAGTAGGTTTCATTAGAGACACAGGTGACCTAGCTGCCATAGAGTCTTTTGGTGGAGTGTGGTGGTTATTTGTTCCGACAACCATATCCATGTTGTTCCTGTGCTCTAGTGGTGGGGTTCTGTTGGTGCCGTACTGGTACATCTTCCGCTGCTCGAACCACTCCTTGACGAATTCCTGAGGAAGGCCGACCGCTATGGAAATCTTGAGCAGCTCCTCCGAGTTGGGCTCCATGTTCATGGCAAAATATGCCTTCAGCACAGACATGTGGTCCCTGTAAGGGTTAAGGGGCCCAGTGAGTCCCTTCTCAGACAACATGGAGGAGGATAAGTGGGTGTTCTTCTCCATGAATATCCCTGGTTTGTTGGGCATCAAATTCTCACTGGGCTGCAGCACGGCTTTGATCTCCTCGTTCATTTTACACAGGTAGCGTTCATGCTGATGCAAAGGTATTGGCCCGGTGAAGGTTTCTTTGCAATATTGGCAAGCATAAGgtgtaaacatgttattttCCTGCACCTTCTCCTCGACACCTCCTTCAAGCATGTGGTTGGATTTCTCTCGTTTGATATTGCTAATCTGTCTCTTTGAGTCTGTTGTCAAGCTCTGGAGGCAGGCTTTGGCTTCGTTCACTTTTTCTAACGTGTAGTCAATGATGCTTTTGGTGGCGCCGTTGTGATTGACAAGTGGAAGACCGACCTGACTCCCCGTCGAAGTCAGCACCTGTTTCTGCTCTTCCACCTGGGACCCCAGCTCCTTCATGTAGGCCTTGAGCTTGGAGAGCTCCTCGGGCTTGCAGTCCATTTTCTGCCTGCACACAGTGTTGTCCACGATCTGGAGAACCTTCTGCACCTCGCTCAGGTTGTTCGCCAGCGGGCCCGGGTAGCACAGGAGCTGCGACTCGAGCCCGGCCATCCCGAGGTGCTGCAAGGGGCTCTGGGCCGTCGAGTTGTGGTGGACCCCCAGCGGGCTGTTCCCTCCCATGCCTCCGTTCATGAACGGCCCGGGAGCGCCGAATCCGTGAGACGCCATCATCAGCTTGTAGTCGTTGAAGTCCAGCGGCTCCGTCTTGATGCTCAAGTGGTTGTTGTGTTCGGGGAGGCCAAGCGGCTTGCCGTTCTCCAGCTTCTGCCGCAGCTGGGTGATGGCGGAGTTGGTGGgcgaggaggaggcggaggtcGGGGAGGAGCCTGTCTTCATGTTGCTGCGCATCCTGCCGTTGACAGCGATCAGGCCGATGCACTTTTTGCTGCTGATGTGGGAGCTGTAGGAGCCCGAGTGGGAGAAACGCTTCTTGCAGTTGGGGCACTCGTACGGTTTTTcacctgaaacaaacaaacaaaaatgattgtAAAATGGCTGACATGAATAATATCATCAAAGTAGAAGCTTGTTTCATGCCGTTTATCTATTGCGAACAGTGCCTACattgatatttttgtttattgtgacCTCATTTCTTGGAGTATCTTCATGTGCTTTGTATCCCTAAACTCTGTACAAGCTGAGCTAAAAGGTTATGGAAGTCAATAAACTATAAGAATTGATTAAAGTACTGAAATTGTTTGTTACTCTAATTTGAAGGAATTTGAAAGAAATTACGAAATTAGGACAATCTGACATGTTTTTTCCATCAGATTTTcgaaaataaacacactaaactTATGGatccaaaatattttaaaatgtagaaacataaataaaatatttcttaacACTCCAGACGTTATTTGAAGTATGTACATTAATTAGTTTTTCCagatatgctcatttttatgagcaaaGCGCAAAGGCGTTGAGGTACATTCATTGTTCATTCCTCTGGTGCGTGTGCACGTTCTTGCGTGGCTTTGCACCACATATCATTACAAGCGTGCAGCATGATGACGTGGAAGACAGaggccttagctttctgctgcaaaaagaataatTGCTCTAGCtgttatgatttttattttagagGAATATAAAACAGGATTATGCGAACAACGTCCTCCCGCAGCTATTGTGGGGAAAATCCCGTGAAAATGCCCACATAAGTATGGCCAAATACTACATTTGCACCACACGCAGGGTAAGGTAACGTGAGGTAATGACATGATGAAGAAGGCAGAGGCCTTTGCTTTCAGCTGTGTTATGGTTCCTTTTTTAGATTGATTTAAACAGGATCATGCAAAGAACGATCTCCCACCCAGAGGGTTTAAGGTTTtgcaaaatattacaaatattacTTGCaattcaaagtgttttacataGATACAGGGaggtattaatacataaaaaaagagaatgaaGTAAAACGAATCAGATAAATTAATATAAAAGGAATGCAGGAAAGTTGCAGTGCAGTATCAAATTGCCAGAAATTTactgaaaatacaataaaagtttGGAGGACAAAATTAAGCAATCAGAAAAAGCCTTCAGAGCCAACTCGGCCTCTTCGATGGGCATTGTTCCTGACAAATAAGCTAATAACTGTAATGAATTTTGCTGAtatgcttcacacacatacgCATTTCTAAGCAAATATTGTACTTGGCACCGGCGCTGATTCTTAACACAGCAGAGTTCAGTGTCCATCAACAGCAGGGAGGGtccaaaataaaccaaaagGAATTTCTGCACATTCATGGCGTTCTTAAATCATGCTTATGAATATTCAAAAAGGCAGGGCGGCATTCCTCCCGCGACTCACCGCTATGAATCCGGAGGTGTTCCTTCAGATGGTGCTTGTATTTGAAGGCCTTGCCACACTCGGTGCATTTGAACTTGCGGTTGCCGGCCGCTTGGTTGAGCAGTTGGTGCTgcgggagggaggaagagaaaaagagagggatgCGCGTTGAGAAGAAAATGCACAAACATCGTGGGGGTGAGAGTTCAGTAAATAATCACAATCGGTCGGCATGACAACAAGCAACAAGCCAAAGCGGCTCCTGTCGCCAGCGGAGCATCTTGGCTTTCTACTCCCACCTCTCGTCGAGCGACTACAGGCAGCGGCGGCGGTGATAACAGAGAGAATCACATACCTTTTAATTTCCTGGCTCCTCAGCCAAAGGAGGCATGCCTTTAGAATTTGGCAGCCCAGAAAATAGAATCAATGAAAGAGTCTTTTTAGAGCGTTTCCCCTTCATTAGAAGCGCCGATCTGATCTACTTTTCATTAATTTGGGCCTAATCAGTCTGAAAGGTATTCAGAATCATCTGCGGGCTCTTTCACCCTGCATACCTGTATTCACACCATCTGAATTACACTTTGTACTCCTTTCAAATGCCTTACAGTAATTAGCTCTTTTTCTAAAAACCTTGAACGTGTCTTTAATAATCGTAGGATACAGAACAC contains:
- the zeb2b gene encoding zinc finger E-box-binding homeobox 2b isoform X4, giving the protein MKQEIMADGPRCKRRKQANPRRKNALNYENVVETGSETEEEDKLPVSEEDPLINGTGSPASLTNPEASPRAESHGLLTKEEEDDEMRDSGVEHIWPDNDMLSASVDGTDEIKDDFDTLGPDATLQAVGNGTVKSVDCTSEFEDFFSKRKLDDSDSHVVSIAEYLQRGDTAIIYPEAPEELSRLGTPEATGPEENDLPPGTPDAFAQLLTCPYCDRGYKRLTSLKEHIKYRHEKNEENFACPLCNYTFAYRTQLERHMATHKPARDQHQLLNQAAGNRKFKCTECGKAFKYKHHLKEHLRIHSGEKPYECPNCKKRFSHSGSYSSHISSKKCIGLIAVNGRMRSNMKTGSSPTSASSSPTNSAITQLRQKLENGKPLGLPEHNNHLSIKTEPLDFNDYKLMMASHGFGAPGPFMNGGMGGNSPLGVHHNSTAQSPLQHLGMAGLESQLLCYPGPLANNLSEVQKVLQIVDNTVCRQKMDCKPEELSKLKAYMKELGSQVEEQKQVLTSTGSQVGLPLVNHNGATKSIIDYTLEKVNEAKACLQSLTTDSKRQISNIKREKSNHMLEGGVEEKVQENNMFTPYACQYCKETFTGPIPLHQHERYLCKMNEEIKAVLQPSENLMPNKPGIFMEKNTHLSSSMLSEKGLTGPLNPYRDHMSVLKAYFAMNMEPNSEELLKISIAVGLPQEFVKEWFEQRKMYQYGTNRTPPLEHRNNMDMVVGTNNHHTPPKDSMAARSPVSLMKPTDPITSPSIAELHNNVNNCDNPLRHLKNHQYGNSAKPTGEKLDHSRSNTPSPLNLSSTSSKNSHSSSYTPNSLTSEDLQAEPLDLSLPRLMKEPKHALTVKSRPKVNSITIDHNSIPSPREHFEEPLNLAYLKKEFSGSTNNGNLEKSTSPIFGINPFAAKPLYTSLPPQSAFPPATFMPPMQASIPGLRPYPGMDQMGFLPHMAYTYAAGAATFAEMQQRRKYQRKPGFQGDLLDGTPDYMSGLDDMTDPDSCLSRKKIKKTESGKRPHQCQICKKAFKHKHHLIEHSRLHSGEKPYQCDKCGKRFSHSGSYSQHMNHRYSYCKREAEEREAAEREAREKGHLEPTELLMSRAYLQGMTPQGYPELAEREAILRHDAVNGGIREGRKEVDGTYAKIGRRDDEFEEEEEESKSMDTDPDTLRDEEENGEHSMDDSSLDGKTETKSDHEDTMEDGM